A genome region from Sphingorhabdus sp. SMR4y includes the following:
- a CDS encoding ATP-binding protein: MEPVIATPNKDGQANDRGLSLRWSARLSLTTRILVVNVLAIALLAGGLFYLNNYRDRLTEERLVQARMQLTIVADALSAVEPEYKNMLIRQFSSHLRARLRLYAPDGTKIVDSFALAEPSYKFVDPEAEPLRKDLARLLDRTIESLVFSAPIPKYSEPDIDIAGAWPELVAARGETEAVSSVRLAPDRTPVIAAGKSLPDEAGTILLTANARDITRIVRAERSSVLLVILVAATVSILLSLFLARTIVQPIRKLAHAALRVRMGRSDEIAIPRMPDRRDEIGQLSRALSDMSSALRYRINATEAFAADVSHEIKNPLASLRSALEGLERVDDPDLQKQLLDVANDDVQRIDRLINDISDASRVDAELARAKFEPIDIGKMLEQLLAAREQRASNLGVHIAFARPAKDVARVMGDGGRLERVFSNLLDNAVSFSPDGGLVEILATPDGDEIVIHVADQGPGVDPDQREQVFQRFHSDRPDGEAFGKHSGLGLAIAKTIVEGHQGKIWIMDRPGGQSGACFEVRLPKAMG; the protein is encoded by the coding sequence ATGGAGCCGGTTATCGCTACACCGAATAAAGACGGGCAAGCGAATGACCGCGGACTGTCGCTCCGCTGGTCGGCCAGGCTCTCGCTGACGACCCGTATTCTGGTGGTCAATGTTCTGGCGATCGCATTGCTGGCCGGCGGTCTGTTCTATCTCAACAATTATCGCGACCGGCTGACCGAAGAGCGTCTGGTCCAGGCCAGAATGCAGCTGACGATCGTCGCCGATGCCTTGTCGGCGGTCGAGCCCGAGTATAAAAATATGCTCATCCGGCAGTTTTCCAGCCATCTCCGCGCCCGGTTGCGGCTCTATGCCCCGGATGGCACGAAAATCGTCGACAGCTTCGCGCTGGCAGAGCCTAGTTATAAATTTGTCGACCCTGAGGCAGAACCCCTCCGCAAGGACCTGGCCCGCCTGCTCGACCGCACCATAGAAAGTCTGGTGTTCAGCGCACCGATCCCGAAATACAGCGAACCCGACATTGATATTGCCGGTGCGTGGCCCGAGCTCGTCGCGGCCAGGGGCGAGACAGAAGCGGTCAGTTCGGTCCGCCTGGCCCCCGACCGGACGCCGGTTATCGCGGCAGGAAAATCACTGCCCGACGAAGCCGGCACGATCTTGCTGACGGCCAATGCACGCGACATCACCCGCATTGTCAGGGCCGAACGGTCGAGCGTGCTGCTGGTAATTCTGGTAGCCGCCACGGTATCGATATTGCTTTCGCTTTTTCTCGCCCGGACCATCGTGCAACCGATCAGAAAACTGGCCCACGCCGCCTTGCGGGTCAGAATGGGACGATCCGACGAAATTGCCATTCCGCGCATGCCGGACCGGCGCGATGAAATCGGCCAGCTGAGCCGCGCGCTGTCCGATATGAGCAGCGCCTTGCGCTATCGCATCAATGCGACCGAAGCCTTCGCTGCCGATGTCAGCCACGAAATCAAAAACCCCCTCGCCTCGCTGCGCTCTGCTCTGGAAGGGCTGGAACGGGTCGATGATCCGGATCTGCAAAAGCAATTGCTCGACGTCGCCAATGACGACGTTCAACGGATCGACCGGCTGATCAACGATATTTCCGACGCATCCAGGGTTGATGCCGAACTGGCGCGGGCCAAGTTCGAGCCGATTGATATCGGCAAAATGCTCGAACAGCTGCTCGCCGCGCGCGAACAGCGAGCTTCCAACCTCGGCGTGCATATTGCTTTTGCCCGCCCCGCCAAGGATGTAGCGCGGGTGATGGGCGACGGGGGCCGCCTTGAGCGCGTGTTCAGCAATCTTCTGGACAATGCGGTCTCTTTTTCACCGGATGGCGGCCTTGTGGAAATATTGGCGACACCGGATGGTGACGAGATTGTCATCCATGTCGCCGATCAGGGGCCGGGCGTCGATCCGGACCAGCGCGAACAGGTGTTCCAGCGCTTCCATTCCGACCGGCCCGATGGCGAGGCCTTTGGCAAGCATAGCGGACTCGGACTGGCGATCGCCAAGACGATCGTCGAGGGACATCAGGGGAAGATCTGGATCATGGACCGGCCCGGGGGCCAATCGGGCGCCTGTTTTGAAGTGCGGCTGCCCAAGGCCATGGGATGA
- a CDS encoding HPr kinase/phosphorylase yields MTDGHDKKDRVTLHATAVAIAGAGLLIRGKSGSGKSDLALRLIDRGADLISDDQVVVSRQGPELSLSPPPRLAGKLEVRSLGIWEREHVSGIALNLIIDLKDQVERFPMDRQVTILLGLEFPSCTLNAMEPSAAIKAELAMQRTMQGAKES; encoded by the coding sequence ATGACGGACGGTCATGATAAAAAGGACCGAGTGACGTTGCACGCCACTGCCGTGGCGATTGCCGGTGCCGGTCTGTTGATCAGGGGGAAATCCGGTTCCGGCAAGTCCGATCTCGCCCTGCGCCTGATCGACCGGGGGGCCGACTTGATCAGCGATGATCAGGTCGTCGTCAGCCGTCAGGGCCCCGAATTGTCGCTCAGTCCGCCTCCCCGGCTCGCCGGAAAACTGGAGGTGCGCTCGCTCGGAATATGGGAGCGTGAACATGTTTCGGGAATCGCATTGAACCTGATCATCGACCTGAAAGACCAGGTGGAGCGCTTTCCGATGGACCGGCAGGTCACGATTTTACTAGGCTTGGAATTTCCATCCTGTACATTGAATGCTATGGAGCCAAGTGCAGCGATAAAGGCCGAACTGGCCATGCAACGCACAATGCAGGGCGCGAAGGAATCATGA
- the rapZ gene encoding RNase adapter RapZ, giving the protein MSDKLAKPVLLVTGLSGAGKSTALNTLEDIGWETIDNFPFRLVERLLKTPPSSSRGDSDPPLAIGFDSRTRGFEPDKLVESVKRLQSKQDYQISTLYLDCAGGELERRYSETRRRHPLALDRPAKQGIALERTMFAPFRSWADHVIDTTDLTANDLQREIRQQFTLDKDAVTTITFTSFGFSRGIPNNIDLLFDVRFLANPFWDPELKLKTGLDEDVAAYIGKDPAYHEAIEKILDLLKFLLPRYQEAGKAYVNIGIGCTGGRHRSVHVAERLSKDLRASGFSPNVFHRNLASRPIEALESMQKSNGNRGI; this is encoded by the coding sequence ATGAGCGACAAACTTGCCAAACCGGTTCTGCTGGTCACCGGCCTGTCCGGCGCGGGCAAATCCACTGCCTTGAATACGCTGGAGGATATCGGCTGGGAAACGATCGACAATTTCCCGTTTCGGCTGGTCGAACGCTTGCTCAAAACGCCACCTTCCAGCTCCCGGGGGGACAGCGATCCGCCGCTGGCGATCGGTTTCGACAGCCGGACCCGGGGTTTTGAACCGGACAAGCTGGTCGAAAGCGTAAAACGTCTGCAATCCAAACAGGATTATCAGATCAGTACGCTCTATCTGGATTGTGCCGGTGGTGAATTGGAACGGCGTTACAGCGAAACCAGACGGCGGCATCCGCTGGCGCTCGACCGCCCCGCAAAACAGGGCATAGCGCTGGAACGGACCATGTTTGCCCCGTTCCGCAGCTGGGCCGACCATGTGATAGATACCACCGACCTGACCGCCAATGACCTGCAACGCGAAATCCGCCAGCAGTTCACCCTCGACAAGGATGCGGTCACCACGATCACCTTCACCAGCTTTGGATTTTCCCGCGGCATCCCCAACAATATCGATCTTCTGTTCGATGTCCGCTTTCTGGCCAATCCGTTCTGGGACCCGGAACTGAAACTGAAAACCGGACTGGATGAAGATGTTGCCGCATATATCGGCAAGGACCCGGCCTACCACGAGGCGATCGAGAAGATATTAGACCTGCTCAAGTTCCTGCTTCCGCGCTATCAGGAGGCGGGAAAGGCCTATGTCAATATCGGGATCGGCTGCACCGGCGGCCGCCACAGATCGGTACATGTTGCCGAGCGTCTGAGCAAAGACTTGCGTGCCAGCGGCTTTTCGCCCAATGTCTTCCATCGCAATTTGGCGTCAAGGCCGATAGAAGCGCTCGAATCAATGCAGAAATCAAACGGAAACAGGGGAATTTAA
- a CDS encoding PTS sugar transporter subunit IIA encodes MIGLVLVTHGHLATEFVIAMEHVVGAQKAIAAIGIGARDDMEERRKEIADSIARVDSGDGVIILTDLFGGTPSNLAISLMEKGKVEVIAGVNLPMLIRLDGARKCMDIGSAIAAAKEAGRKYISVASEILGSDA; translated from the coding sequence GTGATTGGATTGGTCCTCGTCACACACGGGCATCTCGCAACCGAGTTTGTCATTGCCATGGAACATGTGGTCGGCGCGCAAAAGGCGATCGCCGCCATCGGTATCGGTGCGCGCGACGATATGGAAGAACGCCGCAAGGAGATTGCTGATAGCATTGCAAGAGTGGATTCCGGCGACGGAGTCATCATTCTGACCGACCTGTTCGGCGGAACGCCTTCCAATCTCGCTATTTCTTTGATGGAAAAAGGCAAGGTCGAAGTTATCGCCGGAGTCAATTTGCCGATGCTCATCCGCCTCGACGGGGCGCGCAAGTGCATGGACATCGGATCCGCCATCGCCGCAGCAAAGGAAGCAGGCCGTAAATATATCAGCGTCGCTTCGGAAATTCTGGGAAGCGATGCGTGA
- a CDS encoding HPr family phosphocarrier protein gives MSEVRKTVEITNNRGLHARASAKFVTYVSKLPEGLDVRVAKDGTEVTGTSIMGLMMLGAAKGDSVEIIVSGDQAESALEKLAGLIFDGFGED, from the coding sequence GTGAGCGAAGTTCGTAAAACCGTAGAAATCACAAACAACCGTGGCCTTCATGCGAGAGCCAGCGCCAAGTTTGTCACCTATGTCAGCAAACTGCCAGAGGGTCTGGATGTCCGTGTCGCCAAGGATGGCACCGAGGTCACAGGCACGTCGATCATGGGCCTGATGATGCTCGGCGCTGCCAAGGGCGACAGCGTCGAAATCATCGTATCCGGTGACCAGGCAGAGAGCGCGCTGGAAAAACTGGCTGGTCTGATATTCGACGGTTTCGGCGAAGACTGA
- a CDS encoding TrmH family RNA methyltransferase, whose protein sequence is MRHQITGFSNPTIKRLRSLREKKHRKREGLFLAEGLRILTEALESGRTPKILVVVEDVELHPLAQEIEAATAAAGGDVIETSEAIIAKLSGKSNPQSIIGIYPDHPVPLAELDRSDSNIWLVAQALRDPGNLGTILRTGDAVGAGGLILIDDCVDPFSVEAVRASMGAVFTQQIVQARWPDFLDWLRNGPGELVGTSLNTDKDYQSVQYRSPTFLLIGNEAQGLPEDYEAACDILVKMPMMGKADSLNAAVAASVMVYEVLNQSRNR, encoded by the coding sequence ATGCGCCACCAGATTACCGGCTTTTCCAATCCGACGATAAAGCGGCTGCGCAGCCTGCGCGAAAAGAAGCATCGCAAGCGGGAGGGATTGTTCCTCGCCGAAGGCCTCCGGATACTCACCGAAGCGCTGGAAAGTGGCAGGACACCGAAAATATTGGTCGTGGTCGAGGACGTGGAACTGCATCCGCTGGCACAGGAAATCGAAGCAGCGACGGCGGCCGCCGGGGGCGATGTTATCGAAACCAGCGAGGCGATCATCGCCAAGCTGTCCGGCAAATCCAACCCACAATCTATCATCGGCATCTATCCGGACCATCCGGTTCCGCTGGCGGAGCTGGATCGATCGGATTCAAATATCTGGCTGGTCGCCCAGGCGCTGCGCGATCCGGGCAATCTCGGGACGATATTGCGGACCGGAGACGCGGTTGGCGCAGGCGGGCTGATCCTGATCGATGATTGTGTCGATCCCTTTTCCGTTGAAGCGGTGCGCGCAAGCATGGGCGCCGTTTTTACACAGCAGATCGTTCAGGCCCGCTGGCCGGATTTTCTGGACTGGCTGCGCAACGGCCCCGGCGAACTGGTCGGTACCAGCCTCAACACCGACAAGGATTATCAGTCGGTACAATATCGCTCTCCCACCTTCTTGCTGATCGGTAACGAAGCGCAAGGATTGCCCGAGGATTATGAAGCCGCCTGCGATATTTTGGTCAAGATGCCGATGATGGGCAAAGCCGACAGTCTCAACGCTGCCGTCGCCGCTTCCGTCATGGTCTATGAGGTGCTGAACCAGAGCCGCAACAGATAA
- a CDS encoding COG3650 family protein has translation MKTIAIFSSLAALALTACDTPAEEPPVVEEKLGDYSAVGTEPGWAVDIKGEEIAFTSQSGNDFTLAVQRMKKTDDGWEVKGFSDRHNINIYITTGVECNDGMSDRVYADTVKIEASENGTLNGCGGAFTESDAGPSA, from the coding sequence ATGAAAACTATAGCAATATTCTCATCGCTGGCAGCGCTCGCGCTTACGGCCTGCGATACGCCTGCAGAAGAGCCGCCGGTCGTCGAGGAAAAACTGGGCGATTATAGTGCCGTCGGTACAGAGCCGGGCTGGGCCGTCGACATCAAGGGGGAAGAGATCGCTTTCACTTCCCAGAGCGGGAATGATTTCACGCTTGCGGTCCAACGGATGAAGAAAACCGATGACGGCTGGGAGGTCAAAGGCTTTTCCGACCGGCATAATATCAACATCTACATCACCACCGGCGTTGAATGTAACGACGGCATGAGCGACCGTGTCTATGCCGACACGGTCAAGATCGAAGCCAGCGAAAACGGCACGCTGAACGGATGCGGCGGTGCCTTTACCGAGAGCGACGCCGGCCCTTCGGCCTAG
- the rmuC gene encoding DNA recombination protein RmuC: MDPIFTISAIVFALLGGLALGWFIGGKPAKDAAQATREAIQSAKEAAQATDALRITLDGVRDERDAARTELAALQADARNHEKQMQQLIEAKEALSAQFSEIGSKMLETAQRQFLERADQRFDQANEKGGEKIAKLLQPVHERLATYEASITKIEKERTESYAGITATIEQVRQGQDRVQQEAARLVNSLRNAPKSRGRWGEQQLKNVLETCGLSEHTDFVTEQSIDTDEGRLRPDAVINVPGGRKLVIDAKVSLNDYQDAFEADDDDSRSFAMARHCNSMKAHIDGLSKKAYWDQFEEAPDYVIMFVPGEHFLAAALEHEPTLWDHAFEKKVLLATPTNLVAIARTVAGVWRQEKMAAEAKQIGQLGKEMYDRLATAGEHLKRMGSGLGSAVGNYNKFVGSFERNVMATGRKFAELQIETGKKELDPVPEIEALPRYSEAVAEQLIEDDREPGQKAAE; the protein is encoded by the coding sequence TTGGACCCCATTTTTACCATTTCCGCAATCGTCTTCGCTCTTCTGGGCGGTCTGGCGCTCGGCTGGTTTATCGGCGGCAAGCCCGCCAAGGATGCGGCGCAGGCAACTAGGGAGGCGATCCAGTCGGCCAAGGAGGCGGCCCAGGCCACCGATGCCCTGCGGATCACGCTCGACGGCGTCCGCGACGAGCGCGATGCGGCGAGAACCGAACTGGCGGCGCTGCAGGCCGATGCCCGCAATCATGAAAAGCAGATGCAGCAGCTGATCGAGGCGAAAGAGGCCCTGTCGGCGCAATTTTCCGAGATTGGTTCGAAAATGCTGGAGACCGCGCAGCGACAGTTTCTCGAACGGGCCGACCAGCGCTTCGACCAGGCCAATGAAAAGGGCGGCGAGAAGATCGCCAAATTGTTGCAGCCGGTGCACGAGCGTCTGGCAACCTACGAGGCCTCGATCACCAAGATCGAGAAAGAGCGGACCGAATCCTATGCAGGGATTACCGCCACCATCGAACAGGTGCGGCAGGGGCAGGACAGGGTGCAGCAGGAAGCCGCCCGGCTGGTCAACAGCTTGCGCAACGCACCGAAATCGCGCGGCCGCTGGGGCGAGCAGCAGCTCAAGAATGTGCTCGAGACCTGCGGCCTGTCCGAACATACCGATTTTGTCACCGAACAGAGCATCGACACCGATGAAGGCCGTCTGCGTCCCGACGCGGTGATCAATGTGCCCGGCGGGCGCAAGCTGGTCATTGATGCCAAGGTGTCGCTCAATGATTATCAGGATGCGTTCGAGGCCGATGATGACGACAGCCGCAGCTTCGCGATGGCGCGTCACTGCAACAGCATGAAAGCGCATATCGATGGCCTGTCGAAAAAGGCCTATTGGGACCAGTTTGAGGAAGCGCCCGACTATGTGATCATGTTCGTGCCCGGCGAGCATTTTCTCGCCGCCGCGCTAGAGCATGAACCGACCTTGTGGGACCATGCCTTTGAAAAGAAAGTGCTGCTGGCGACGCCGACCAATCTGGTGGCGATTGCGCGCACGGTTGCCGGTGTCTGGCGACAGGAGAAAATGGCCGCCGAAGCCAAGCAGATCGGGCAGTTGGGCAAGGAAATGTATGACCGTCTGGCAACCGCCGGCGAGCATCTGAAACGCATGGGTTCGGGGCTCGGGTCGGCCGTCGGCAACTACAACAAGTTCGTCGGCAGCTTCGAGCGCAATGTCATGGCCACCGGCCGCAAGTTTGCCGAATTGCAGATTGAAACCGGCAAGAAGGAACTGGATCCCGTACCCGAGATCGAGGCGCTGCCGCGCTATAGCGAAGCGGTGGCCGAGCAACTGATCGAGGACGATCGGGAGCCCGGCCAGAAAGCCGCGGAATAG
- the def gene encoding peptide deformylase, with protein sequence MAILPILEVPDPRLKTVSEPVTVFDDELKTLVQDMFDTMYDAPGIGLAAIQVGVPKRVLVIDLQEPAPHDHDHGEHCDHDHGVINDPRVFINPEILDPSEDLNVYQEGCLSVPDQYADVERPATITARWQDVEGKQYEEQIDGMLATCLQHEMDHLEGILFIDHLSRLKRQMVLKKLAKLRKEHGIAA encoded by the coding sequence ATGGCTATATTACCGATCCTAGAGGTGCCTGATCCGCGCCTGAAAACTGTGTCCGAACCCGTGACCGTGTTTGACGACGAACTGAAAACGCTGGTTCAGGACATGTTCGACACCATGTATGACGCGCCCGGCATCGGTCTGGCCGCCATACAGGTCGGTGTACCCAAGCGGGTGCTGGTGATTGATCTGCAGGAACCGGCGCCGCACGATCATGACCATGGCGAGCATTGCGACCATGATCATGGCGTGATCAACGATCCGCGCGTCTTTATCAATCCGGAAATTCTCGATCCGTCCGAAGACCTGAACGTCTATCAGGAAGGCTGCCTTTCGGTACCCGACCAATATGCCGATGTCGAACGGCCGGCGACGATCACCGCCCGCTGGCAGGATGTCGAGGGCAAGCAATATGAAGAACAGATCGACGGCATGCTCGCGACCTGTCTGCAGCACGAGATGGACCATCTCGAGGGCATTTTGTTTATCGACCATCTCTCCCGGCTGAAACGGCAAATGGTGCTGAAGAAGCTTGCCAAGCTGCGCAAGGAGCACGGCATCGCGGCCTAG